The Streptomyces cadmiisoli genome has a segment encoding these proteins:
- a CDS encoding NAD(P)-dependent alcohol dehydrogenase, whose protein sequence is MRAARMHGYNEPLRLEEVPVPEPAPDQVLVKVAAVGMCRSDFQLIEGYFKGPFPVDFPYIPGHEVAGRVVGKGSAVPDSPGYSEGDMVVVLTSWGDGTCRQCREGNEQICSGTGRWVGFGPPGGYAEYIGVQYAHAIPVSEEAARHPEFLAPMTDAGLTPYRAMKKLRDTGKVVPGRVIGVTGIGGLGSYGVQYAKLLGGGATVVALTRSDNKLDVAKDNGADHGINVRDKSTEAIQDTLESLTGSRTLDAVLDCVGSKDAIAMAFDVLGSEGIVASVGLMDHHVELPQFPFVGTERSYFGSFWGNYEDLAEALALADAGLVKHNVTKIKLEDVNENLEALGRGDVVGRLVITFE, encoded by the coding sequence ATGCGAGCAGCGCGGATGCACGGGTACAACGAACCTCTTCGGCTTGAAGAGGTACCCGTTCCCGAACCCGCCCCGGACCAAGTTCTGGTGAAGGTCGCGGCGGTAGGTATGTGCCGCAGTGACTTCCAGCTCATCGAGGGCTACTTCAAGGGTCCGTTTCCTGTGGACTTCCCCTACATACCCGGCCATGAGGTTGCCGGTCGTGTGGTGGGGAAGGGCAGCGCCGTCCCGGATTCGCCGGGCTACTCCGAGGGCGACATGGTCGTGGTCCTCACGAGTTGGGGCGACGGCACGTGCCGTCAGTGCCGTGAGGGCAACGAGCAGATCTGCAGCGGCACGGGCCGGTGGGTCGGGTTCGGGCCTCCTGGAGGCTACGCCGAGTACATAGGGGTGCAGTACGCCCATGCCATTCCGGTCTCGGAGGAGGCCGCCCGGCATCCCGAGTTCCTGGCCCCGATGACGGACGCGGGGCTGACTCCGTACCGGGCGATGAAGAAGCTGCGTGACACGGGCAAGGTGGTGCCCGGGCGTGTCATCGGTGTCACCGGTATCGGCGGTCTGGGCAGCTACGGGGTCCAGTACGCGAAGCTGCTGGGCGGCGGTGCGACGGTGGTGGCCCTGACCCGCTCGGACAACAAGCTGGACGTGGCGAAGGACAACGGCGCGGACCACGGGATCAACGTCCGGGACAAGTCCACCGAGGCCATCCAGGACACGCTGGAGTCGCTGACCGGCAGCAGGACGCTCGATGCCGTGCTGGACTGCGTCGGCAGCAAGGACGCCATCGCGATGGCCTTCGACGTGCTCGGCTCGGAAGGCATCGTGGCCTCCGTCGGTCTCATGGACCACCACGTCGAGCTTCCCCAGTTCCCGTTCGTCGGGACGGAGCGCTCCTACTTCGGCTCGTTCTGGGGCAACTACGAGGACCTCGCGGAGGCGCTCGCTCTCGCGGATGCCGGCCTCGTCAAGCACAACGTCACCAAGATCAAGCTGGAGGACGTCAACGAGAACCTGGAGGCTCTCGGCCGAGGCGACGTCGTCGGCCGCCTGGTCATCACCTTCGAATGA